In the Athene noctua chromosome 25, bAthNoc1.hap1.1, whole genome shotgun sequence genome, one interval contains:
- the ACLY gene encoding ATP-citrate synthase isoform X4: MSAKAISEQTGKEFLYKYICTSSAIQNRFKYARVTPATDWARLTQDHPWLLSERLVVKPDQLIKRRGKLGLVGINLTLDQVKVWLKQRLGQETTIANAKGILKNFLIEPFVPHKQEEEFYVCIYAAREGDYVLFHHEGGVDVGDVDAKAQKLLVAVDEKLDESDVKKYLLQHAPANKKDILASFICGLFNLYEDLYFTYLEINPLVVTKDGVYILDLAAKIDATADYICKVKWGDVEFPPPFGREAYPEATYIADLDAKSGASLKLTILNPKGRIWTMVAGGGASVVYSDTICDLGGVNELANYGEYSGAPSEQQTYDYAKTILSLMTREKHPEGKILIIGGSIANFTNVAATFKGIVRAIKDYQGPLKEHEVRIFVRRGGPNYQEGLRVMGEVGKTTGIPIHVFGTETHMTAIVGMALGHRPIPNQPPAAAHTANFLLNASGSPSTPAPSRTASFSESKPDDIAPAKKAKPTAPLDSIPASRPGSGKATTLFSRHTKAIIWGMQTRAVQGMLDFDYICSRDEPSVAAMVYPFTGDHRQKFYWGHKEILIPVYKNMSDAMRKHPEVDVLINFASLRSAYDSTVETMNYPQIRTIAIIAEGIPEALTRKLIKTADKKGVTIIGPATVGGIKPGCFKIGNTGGMLDNILASKLYRPGSVAYVSRSGGMSNELNNIISRTTDGVYEGVAIGGDRYPGSTFMDHVLRYEDTPGVKMIVVLGEIGGTEEYKICRGIKEGRITKPVVCWCIGTCATMFSSEVQFGHAGACANQASETAVAKNQALKEAGVFVPRSFDELGEVIQSVYQDLVAKRVIEPAEEVPPPTVPMDYSWARELGLIRKPASFMTSICDERGQELIYAGMPITEVFKEEMGIGGVLGLLWFQRRLPKYACQFIEMCLMVTADHGPAVSGAHNTIVCARAGKDLVSSLTSGLLTIGDRRSRAVGLQHPPPLPPPCHPRRCRWGAVGGRC, translated from the exons ATGTCAGCCAAAGCCATCTCCGAGCAGACGGGGAAGGAGTTCTTGTATAAGTACATCTGCACGTCCTCTGCCATCCAGAACCGCTTCAAGTATGCCCGAGTCACCCCGGCCACCGACTGGGCACGGCTCACCCAGGACCACCCTTGGCTTCTGAGCGAG CGTTTAGTGGTGAAGCCAGATCAGCTAATAAAGAGACGTGGGAAGCTCGGACTGGTTGGGATTAACCTCACTCTGGATCAGGTGAAGGTTTGGCTCAAACAGCGTCTGGGCCAAGAAACCACG ATTGCTAATGCTAAGGGAATCCTGAAGAATTTTCTGATTGAACCCTTCGTCCCTCACAAACAG GAGGAAGAGTTCTACGTGTGCATATACGCTGCCCGGGAGGGAGACTACGTACTGTTCCATCACGAAGGGGGGGTGGATGTGGGAGACGTTGATGCCAAAGCTCAGAAGTTGCTTGTGGCGGTGGATGAAAAGCTCGATGAGTCGGATGTAAAGAAATACCTCCTGCAGCACGCGCCAGCAAATAAAAAGGA CATCTTGGCGAGCTTCATCTGTGGCCTGTTCAACCTTTATGAAGATCTGTATTTCACATACCTCGAGATCAATCCATTAG TGGTGACTAAGGATGGTGTCTACATCCTGGATTTGGCCGCGAAGATTGACGCAACTGCTGACTACATCTGCAAAGTGAAATGGGGGGATGTGGAGTTCCCCCCTCCCTTTGGCAGGGAAGCTTACCCAGAGGCAA CCTACATCGCTGATCTGGACGCGAAGAGTGGAGCCAGCCTGAAGCTCACCATTCTCAACCCCAAGGGCAGGATCTGGACCATGGTGGCTGGCGGTGGTGCCTCTGTGGTTTACAG TGACACCATTTGTGACCTGGGGGGGGTGAATGAACTGGCTAACTATGGGGAGTACTCGGGAGCCCCAAGTGAGCAGCAGACCTATGACTATGCTAAGACTATTCTCTCCCTCATGACACGAGAGAAGCACCCTGAAG GTAAAATCCTGATCATTGGAGGCAGCATTGCCAACTTCACCAACGTAGCAGCTACTTTTAAA GGCATCGTGAGAGCAATTAAGGATTACCAAGGCCCTCTGAAGGAGCACGAGGTGAGGATCTTTGTGCGAAGAGGAGGCCCCAACTACCAGGAAGGATTACGTGTCATGGGAGAAGTTG GGAAGACCACGGGGATCCCCATCCACGTCTTCGGCACGGAGACGCACATGACCGCCATCGTGGGCATGGCGCTGGGCCACCGGCCCATCCCCAACCAGCCGCCGGCCGCAGCCCACACCGCCAACTTCCTCCTCAACGCCAGCGGCAGCCCCTCG ACTCCAGCACCAAGCAGAACAGCTTCCTTCTCAGAGTCCAAACCAGACGATATTGCTCCAGCCAAGAAGGCAAAACCAACAGCACCTCTTG ATTCAATCCCAGCTTCAAGACCTGGTTCAG GTAAAGCCACAACCCTGTTCAGCCGTCACACCAAAGCCATCATTTGGGGGATGCAGACACGGGCTGTGCAAGGAATGCTGGACTTTGATTATATTTGTTCCCGGGACGAACCTTCAGTAGCTGCCATGGTCTATCCATTCAC TGGTGACCACAGGCAGAAGTTCTACTGGGGCCACAAAGAAATCCTGATCCCAGTCTACAAGAACATGTCGGATGCCATGAGGAAGCACCCAGAGGTGGATGTTCTCATTAACTTTGCGTCTCTGCGCTCTGCTTATGACAGCACTGTTGAAACCATGAACTATCCCCAG ATCCGCACCATCGCCATTATAGCCGAGGGCATTCCAGAGGCCCTGACACGAAAACTGATCAAGACAGCTGATAAAAAGGGAGTCACTATCATTGGGCCTGCAACT GTTGGTGGGATCAAACCAGGTTGCTTTAAAATAGGCAACACAGGAGGCATGCTGGATAACATCTTGGCATCAAAACTGTACCGCCCCGGCAGCGTGGCGTATGTTTCACGGTCTGGAGGAATGTCCAACGAGCTCAACAACATCATTTCCCGAACCACTGATGGGGTCTATGAAGGGGTGGCCATTGGGGGAGACAG ATACCCTGGATCAACTTTTATGGATCACGTCTTGCGTTACGAGGATACTCCAGGAGTGAAAATGATTGTAGTACTTGGAGAG ATTGGAGGCACAGAGGAGTATAAGATCTGCAGAGGTATTAAAGAAGGTCGCATCACCAAGCCAGTGGTGTGCTGGTGTATTGGGACTTGCGCCACCATGTTCTCTTCAGAG GTGCAGTTTGGCCATGCAGGAGCTTGTGCCAACCAGGCTTCCGAAACTGCTGTCGCAAAGAATCAAGCCTTGAAGGAAGCTGGCGTGTTTGTTCCCCGGAGTTTTGATGAGCTGGGAGAGGTCATTCA GTCTGTCTACCAGGATCTTGTGGCCAAACGAGTGATCGAACCAGCTGAGGAAGTGCCTCCTCCAACTGTGCCAATGGATTACTCCTGGGCAAGG GAGCTGGGTCTGATCCGCAAACCCGCTTCCTTTATGACAAGCATCTGTGACGAGAGAGGTCAGGAGCTGATTTATGCTGGGATGCCAATCACTGAGGTCTTCAAAGAAGAGATGGGAATTGGAGGGGTTCTGGGCCTGCTCTGGTTTCAAAGGAG GCTACCCAAGTACGCCTGCCAGTTCATCGAGATGTGTCTGATGGTAACAGCAGATCACGGGCCCGCTGTGTCTGGAGCCCACAACACCATCGTCTGTGCAAGAGCTGGAAAAGATCTTGTCTCGAGTCTCACTTCAGGCCTCCTTACCA